Proteins from one Sulfurovum sp. TSL1 genomic window:
- a CDS encoding carbonic anhydrase, with product MKKFTSALLASTIMLLANDTVAQTENLHWGYTGHNTPDKWGSLSEKYRECGVGLNQSPINITHSLHANLPPLAPSYQSDSKDVIDNGHTIQINMAHGSTIKVDDIVFELKQFHFHTPSENHINGKAYPLEGHFVNIDKDGNIAVLGVMFTEGEENKALAKFWDKLPTNEGEVHTLEHSKIANELLPKDKHYYRFNGSLTTPPCTEGVRWFVFKETLSISKEQVAKFHKIMHGDNNRPIQPLDARVVVD from the coding sequence ATGAAAAAATTCACATCTGCTCTGCTAGCCTCTACGATAATGTTATTGGCCAATGATACGGTAGCACAAACAGAGAATTTACACTGGGGCTATACAGGTCACAATACACCTGATAAATGGGGATCTCTTTCTGAAAAATATAGAGAATGTGGAGTAGGATTGAACCAATCACCTATCAATATTACACATTCACTTCATGCCAATCTTCCACCACTGGCTCCATCCTATCAAAGTGATTCTAAAGATGTTATTGATAATGGGCATACCATACAGATCAATATGGCTCATGGAAGTACAATTAAGGTCGATGACATTGTGTTTGAACTGAAACAGTTTCACTTTCATACACCAAGTGAAAACCATATCAACGGGAAAGCGTATCCGCTTGAAGGACATTTTGTGAATATAGACAAAGATGGGAATATCGCAGTACTGGGTGTGATGTTCACAGAAGGTGAAGAGAATAAGGCTTTAGCAAAATTTTGGGATAAACTGCCAACCAACGAGGGAGAGGTACATACATTGGAACATTCCAAGATAGCCAATGAATTATTGCCAAAAGATAAACATTATTATCGCTTCAATGGTTCACTCACAACACCTCCATGTACAGAAGGTGTAAGATGGTTCGTCTTCAAAGAAACACTCAGTATTTCTAAAGAACAGGTAGCAAAATTCCATAAGATCATGCATGGTGATAACAATAGACCTATCCAGCCTTTAGATGCGAGAGTCGTTGTTGACTAG
- a CDS encoding rhodanese-like domain-containing protein, with product MFYKMTMFSLFLTVFIIAGEHGFEYEGVAVKTVDTDGKIKQVVVKREIPEVCKEVPLNNEMLWTGNYANAKVPEACKSTYVSTKGKLLPMQLHEDIDTYGELEVLAFIKEMQENDSMILVDGRKQDWYEYRTIPGAVNMPFYHLKERQSYEFEFEHDIRTLGVKINEDDSLDFTKAKTVAVFCNGPWCSQSVAMIIALLEIGYPTEKIKWYRGGMQAWLAAGMVSTRK from the coding sequence ATGTTTTATAAAATGACAATGTTCTCATTATTTCTAACTGTTTTTATAATAGCCGGAGAGCATGGCTTTGAATATGAAGGAGTAGCTGTAAAAACGGTAGATACAGACGGTAAGATAAAACAGGTTGTTGTAAAACGTGAGATCCCGGAAGTCTGTAAAGAAGTACCTCTCAATAATGAGATGCTGTGGACCGGAAACTATGCCAATGCAAAAGTACCTGAAGCATGTAAATCCACCTATGTGAGTACCAAAGGCAAACTTCTTCCCATGCAGTTGCATGAGGATATCGATACCTATGGAGAACTTGAAGTTCTAGCTTTCATAAAAGAGATGCAGGAAAATGACTCTATGATACTGGTTGATGGCCGTAAACAGGACTGGTATGAGTATCGTACCATCCCCGGTGCAGTGAATATGCCTTTTTATCATCTCAAAGAACGTCAAAGTTATGAATTTGAATTTGAACATGATATACGAACATTGGGTGTAAAGATCAATGAAGATGACTCATTGGATTTTACAAAAGCAAAAACCGTTGCAGTATTTTGTAACGGTCCATGGTGCAGCCAATCCGTCGCTATGATCATCGCGCTTCTTGAGATCGGGTATCCAACTGAAAAGATCAAGTGGTACCGTGGAGGGATGCAGGCATGGTTGGCTGCGGGTATGGTGTCTACTAGAAAATAG
- a CDS encoding rhodanese-like domain-containing protein: MFFKYCTFVLVISSLLLAEEIGLEYEGIAVKSIDAKGKSVYTMVKWNIPKECESIPVTNTMLWTGNYAHPNVPEACKSTFVHTMGGHIYPMYLDTDIHTYGELEVLAFIKQMQTDDSMLLIDVCKEEFYHYRTIPGAVNMPFNHFKDPTNYVFEFEQHMKDLGVLVNEEDDSLDFTHAKTITLFCNGPWCSLSVTAILALLDLGYPAEKINWYRGGMQEWLAAGLTSTRK; this comes from the coding sequence ATGTTTTTTAAATACTGCACATTTGTATTGGTGATCAGCTCTCTGCTCTTGGCAGAAGAGATTGGTCTGGAGTATGAAGGCATAGCGGTCAAAAGCATCGATGCAAAAGGTAAGAGTGTTTATACTATGGTAAAATGGAATATTCCAAAAGAGTGTGAAAGCATACCTGTGACCAATACGATGCTATGGACAGGAAACTACGCCCATCCCAATGTACCTGAAGCATGCAAGTCTACTTTCGTACATACTATGGGTGGTCATATATACCCCATGTATCTGGATACAGATATCCATACCTATGGTGAACTGGAAGTTTTGGCTTTTATCAAACAGATGCAAACGGATGATTCTATGCTGCTTATAGATGTATGTAAAGAAGAGTTCTATCATTATCGGACCATCCCCGGAGCAGTCAATATGCCTTTTAACCACTTTAAAGATCCTACAAACTATGTATTTGAATTTGAACAGCATATGAAGGATCTGGGTGTTTTGGTGAATGAAGAAGATGATAGTTTGGATTTTACCCACGCCAAAACAATCACTCTGTTTTGTAATGGACCCTGGTGCAGTCTATCTGTAACCGCGATCCTGGCTTTGCTTGATCTTGGATATCCTGCAGAGAAAATAAACTGGTACCGTGGAGGAATGCAGGAATGGTTGGCAGCAGGTTTGACCTCTACAAGAAAATGA